AGGTTGAGCTGGTTCGGCGTGATGCGGCAAGCGCCCGACAGCGATTCCACTACCGTCGTGCAGGGCTGCACGTCGGCCAGGCTGGGGTCCAGGTCCAGTTTATAGACGGCATCGGCAAAGAGCTTGCGCTTGAAGGTGCGGCGCTGGGCGATCAGCTGGCCCAGTTCCTCCTGCGACATCGCGCCGATGCGCACGGCGCCATACGTGCGGCCGACGCCCGGGTTGGAGATGTCGAGCAACCCGCCCGTGCCGGGACGCGGATCGATCGCCGGCAACCCGCCGTTCAGCGCAGACGCGATCGCGGCCACGCTGGCCCCCTGGGCCTGCTGCGAAGGACTGGCGGGGGCGTTGCCGAGGGTGACTTCCAGCGCCACGTCGTTGCCCGGCGCCTGCACCAGCACGTAGTTCAGGGCGGACAACCCGGACCCGATGACGGGGTAGATGCCCGGCTGGGCCGGCGTCGGCGCCGTACTCTGCCAGACCAGCCCGCCGCTCGTGGCCGAGGCCAGCGTGTCCGCCCCCTTGAAGCCCGTCACGGTGCCGGACAGCCCGTCGATGCCCAGGCCCGGGTCGCGCAGCGCCGGCGCGGCTGTGTAGAACAGCGTGGCCGGCGTGATGGCGCCGCCATTGCCGACCGCCGTGGCCGTCACCGTATTGCCGGCGCCCGTCAGGTCGGTCGTGCCCACGCGGTAGTTCAGCGCGTCCGCCCCGGAGATCTGGAAGACGCCGGTTACGGTGACGCTCTTCGCCTGGCCCACGCTCGCCGTGTCGTACGCACCTTGTCCGGGTCCGGTCACGGCAAGGGCATCGCCGGCGATAGCGCCGTCCAGGGCGTACTGGCCCGCGCCCAGCGTGGCGCCGGTGCCGGCGTCGTACTCCTTCACGACGGCGCCGACGATGGCCAGGTCCACGGGGCGGGGCGTGATCGCCGCCCGCGCCGTGGCGCCTTCGGCCAGGACATAGTTGGCCGCATCCGGCCCCGTCAGCGTGCCGCCCGTGATGGCGACGACCTTGCCCGTGCCCACGTTCTTGCTGTCGAACTGGCCGGTGGCGCCCGCCAGTGCCAGCACGTCCCCGTCCAGCGCGCCGGACAAGGCACCGGACAGCGCAGCGCTGAGATTGCCGTCGTAGACCTTGTCCGCCGCCGTGATGCCGACCGCGTCGATGGGGCGGGGCGCGATGGTGGCCGTCGTCGTGTGGCTGCCTGCCAGCGTGTAGTTGCCCGCGTCGGCCCCCGTCAGCGCGCCGCCGGTCACCGTCACGGCCTTGCCCGTGCCGGCGTTCTTCGTGTCGAACTGGCCGGTCGCGCCCGACAGGGCGAGCACGTCGCCGGGCAGCGCATCCGCCAGGGTGCCTGCCAAGGTGGCGGCGCGCGTGCCGTCGTAGACCTTGTCCAGCGCCGTGATGCCGGTGGCGGCGATCGCCAGCGGCGTGATGCTGGCCGTCGTCGTGAGCGTGCCGGACAGGGTGTAGTTGCCGGCGTCGCCGCCGCCCAGCGCGCCGGCCGAGATGGTGACGCGCTTGGCCGCCCCCACGTGCTTGTCGTCGAACATCGCCGAAGCGCCCGCCAGCACGACGTCGTCGCCCGCCAGCGCTTCGGTCAGCACGCCACTGATCGCGGCAGTACGGGTGGCATCGTAGACCTTGTCGGCGGCCGTGATGCCGGCAGCGGAAATCGGCCGGGGCGTGATGCTGGCCGTCGTGCCGGCGCCATCGGCCACGACATAGTTGCCGCCGTCCGGCCCGCCCAGCGTGGCGGCGGCGATCGTGACGCGCTTGCCCGTTCCAGCGTCTTTCGTGTCGAACAGGCCGGTGGCGCCCGCCAGTGTCACGCGGTCGCCCTCCAGCGCTTCGGCCAGCGTGCCGCTGACCGTGGCCGCGCGGGTGCCGTCGTAGACCTTGTCCGCGGCGCTCAGTCCTGTCGCGGCGATGGGGCGGCGCGCGATGTCCGCCCGCGTCGTGTGGTCCGGCACCAGGATGTAGTTGTTGCGGTCGGCGCCCGCCAGCGCGCCGCCGCTGATCGTGACGAGTTTGTCCGTGCCCGCGTGTTTGGTGTCGAACAGGCCGGTGGCGCCGGTCAGGAACAGCACGTCGCCGGGCAGCGCCTCGGACAGCGTGCCTTCCAGCGTTGCCGTGCGAGTGGCATCGTATATCTTGTCGCGCGCCGTGATACCGGTGGGCGCAAGCGGTCGCGCCGTGATGGTGGCGCGCGTGACGTGCTCGCCGGCGAGGCGATAGTTGCTACGGTCCGCGCCCGTCAGCGTGGCGCCGCGGACGGTGACCGCCTTGGCCACGCCGACGTTCTTGTCGGCGAAGGTTCCGGTGCCGTCGAGCGCCAGGTCGTCGCCCGCCAGCGCCTCGGCCAGCGTGCCGGACAGCGCGGCGGCGCGGGTGCCGTCGTAGACCCGGTCCACGGCCGTGATGCCGGCCGCCGAGATCGTCACTGGCGTGATGTCCGCCGTCGTCGTCGCGCTGCCGGACAGGGCGTAGTTGCGGGCATCGGCGCCGGCCAATGCGCCCCCCGCAACGGTAACGGTCTTGCCGGCGCCGACGTTTTTCGTGTCGAACAGCCCGGTGGCGCCGTCCAGGCTGACCCGGTCGCCTTCGACGATGCCGGCCAGCGAGCCGGTCACCGTTGCCGTGCGGGTGGCGTCATACACCTTGTCGGCGGCGACGACACCGGCGATGGTGGCGCCCTTCGGCGTGACGTCGCCCCGGTAGGACTGGGCGGCCCCATAGACGGGGCGGTCGCCCGGCGCCCGTACGTCGAAGTAGCCGTCCTCCGTGGCGAAGACGATGGACTTGTCCAGCCCCGCGTTGCGGTTGTCGAATTCGCCCTCGGCCGCACTGGCGCCTGCGCGGGCGCGCACCGTGAAGCCCGGGGCGGCATCGTGCGTGAGCACACGCGAGAACCGCGCGTTCCTGGTGCCGTCGTACGTCCGGGCGGCATCCACCTTGATGGTCAGGTCGAGCGGGGCGGCCAGCAGGATGCCGTGGGCGCCGACGCCAGCGACCGCCGTGGGCGCATCCGCCGCGTCGAACTGCACGAACGTGTAGGGCAGGTCGGCCAGGGCCGCCGTGGGGAAGGGGCCGCTGCGCAGGTAGACGAGCCAGCGCCCGGCCGGGGTGGCCAGCACGCTGGCGCTGTTGGCCAGGCTGGCGGTGTCGATCCTGAGCGCGTCGCCCGTCGCTGCCGCGGCCAGGTCGGCGTGGTCCAGCGTGGTGCTGCCGGCATCGATGCCGATCGCCCCACTCGCGTCGATGGTCGTGTCGGTCAGGGACACGGCGCCGCCGGTCATCGTCACGCTGCCGGCAGCGCCTGCCCGGGCGTCGAGGCTGGCACTGCGCAGCATGACGGTGCGAGGGCCATCGAGCGCTTGCGCGGTCAACAGGATGCCCCCGGCCGTCGATGCGATGGCGCTGTCCTCGATGTCCAGCGCATTCGACAGCAGCGCGACGCTGCCGCCCGTGAGCCGGCTGGAGGAGGAGACGGCAAGCTCGGGCGCTTCCAGGTACAGTTCCCCCGCGGCGTTCAACGTCGAGTTTACGATGTCGATGTCATCCCGTGCCAGCCGGATGTCGCCAGGGCCGGGCGTCGCCGCCAGGGTGGTCGTCAAGGTGGCATTCGTCAGCGTCGCCCGGTTCGCCAGGTCGCTGTCGGCACCGGCCAGTTCGAGGCCGCCACCCTGGGCCTGCAACGTCGAGCCGCTGACGACGAAGTCGTCGGCGGTCAGCCTGAAGGCGGGCGCGTTCAGCGTGCTGCCCGCTTCGATGTGCATGACCGTGGCGGACAGGTCGAGGGCGTTGCTGGCCGTCAGCGTCGATCCCGTCACGTCCAGCTGCCGGTCGCGCACGACGATCCGCCCCAGCAGCGGCGAGCCGGCACCGCTGGCGCGCAGGGTCGAGCCGGCGATCGACACGGTGCCGAGGCTGTCCCGGGAGCTGAGCGCGATCAGGCCGCCCGTCGCGGCCAGGCCTGTCTCCGTCATCGTCAGGGCATCGGCGGACACGCCGATGCTGCTGCCGGCCAGGCTGCTGCCTGCGCCGATGTCGACGGTGCCGCCGCGCAGGCCGATGGCGCCCGCGCCCGCATCGAGGGTGGCGTCGTGCAGGTCGATGCGTGCGGCCGGGCGACTGGCGTCCGGCCCGGCCGTCATGACGATGTCGCCGCCGTTGGAAAGGATGCTGGCGCCGGCCCGCAGGACGACGTTGCCTGCGCGGTTGCCGTCGCTGTCGGCCGTCAGCGTCACGGCCAGCGGGTTGCTGCCGGCCGCGATGCGGATGCCCGGATCGACGACAATGTCATTGTGCGCTTCGAGGGTCAGCCTGGCACCCGCCGCGGCGTCGGTGGCGACGATGTCCGTTTCGACGCGGATATTGCCCTCCTGGGTCGTCAGGTCGCCACCGCCGGTGCGCACGATCACGTTGCTGTCCGTCTGCAGCGCGCGCGTGATGACGTCCGCGCGCACTTCGGTGTCGTCCGCGCTCGATTCGATGGCGAACATGAACGTTGTGTCGGCATCGGCACCGACCGCGCCGCAGCAGCCTCCGGCAACGATGGCGATATTGCCCGGGTCCAGCAGCCACGTGCCCCCCTTGCCACGCGCGGCGGAGACGTCGAGGGCGCGGGGTTGCGCATCCAGATAGTGGCCGGAAGTTTCGATCAGCCCGCCATTGCCGCCGCCGGGGCCGCCGCGCGCCTCGACGGTGCCGAACACGCGCGTGGCGCGGTCGCTCCACAGGACGATCTTGCCGCCGTCGCCGGACGCCGTGGCGTTGGCGCGGATGGACGCTTGCGGCCCCAGGTAGCTGGCCTGGGCATGGGGCACGGCGGCGTTGCCGCCCTGGTAGTCGCCACCCACGAGGATTTCATCGGCGCCGGTCGCGCCCGAGGCATCGACCAGCGCGTTGCCATCCACGCCGACCTGCCGTCCCAGCAGGTGAATGCGCCCGCCCCGGCCGGCATTGCTGCGGGCCGACACGGCGCCCTGGGCCAGCGTGGCGCCCTGTGCCGATGCCGCCAGCACGGTGCCGCCGGTGCCGCTGC
This is a stretch of genomic DNA from Pseudoduganella chitinolytica. It encodes these proteins:
- a CDS encoding YDG domain-containing protein; amino-acid sequence: MKQSFDTPRAGVVQGAARCARHGRAAAVAIALGAMMAAAWAQLPTGATVVHGTAAIATDGGRMTVTNSPHAVLDWQAFSVGARNSVHFAQQSAASQVLNRVVGNDPSAILGSLSSNGGVWLVNPHGVLFGANARIDVGALVASTLPLSNDDFLAGRLRFDSAGGPVGQVLNQGEIRTSFGGRVWLMGDAVRNEGLVASPGGQVVLAAGRSIDLVDSGMPNVIVRVSAPANAAVNLGTLLAHGGGSIDVHGGIVNQQGIVRADSVGTDAAGRVVLRAQGDVRLAAGSTTSADTAGSGTGGTVLAASAQGATLAQGAVSARSNAGRGGRIHLLGRQVGVDGNALVDASGATGADEILVGGDYQGGNAAVPHAQASYLGPQASIRANATASGDGGKIVLWSDRATRVFGTVEARGGPGGGNGGLIETSGHYLDAQPRALDVSAARGKGGTWLLDPGNIAIVAGGCCGAVGADADTTFMFAIESSADDTEVRADVITRALQTDSNVIVRTGGGDLTTQEGNIRVETDIVATDAAAGARLTLEAHNDIVVDPGIRIAAGSNPLAVTLTADSDGNRAGNVVLRAGASILSNGGDIVMTAGPDASRPAARIDLHDATLDAGAGAIGLRGGTVDIGAGSSLAGSSIGVSADALTMTETGLAATGGLIALSSRDSLGTVSIAGSTLRASGAGSPLLGRIVVRDRQLDVTGSTLTASNALDLSATVMHIEAGSTLNAPAFRLTADDFVVSGSTLQAQGGGLELAGADSDLANRATLTNATLTTTLAATPGPGDIRLARDDIDIVNSTLNAAGELYLEAPELAVSSSSRLTGGSVALLSNALDIEDSAIASTAGGILLTAQALDGPRTVMLRSASLDARAGAAGSVTMTGGAVSLTDTTIDASGAIGIDAGSTTLDHADLAAAATGDALRIDTASLANSASVLATPAGRWLVYLRSGPFPTAALADLPYTFVQFDAADAPTAVAGVGAHGILLAAPLDLTIKVDAARTYDGTRNARFSRVLTHDAAPGFTVRARAGASAAEGEFDNRNAGLDKSIVFATEDGYFDVRAPGDRPVYGAAQSYRGDVTPKGATIAGVVAADKVYDATRTATVTGSLAGIVEGDRVSLDGATGLFDTKNVGAGKTVTVAGGALAGADARNYALSGSATTTADITPVTISAAGITAVDRVYDGTRAAALSGTLAEALAGDDLALDGTGTFADKNVGVAKAVTVRGATLTGADRSNYRLAGEHVTRATITARPLAPTGITARDKIYDATRTATLEGTLSEALPGDVLFLTGATGLFDTKHAGTDKLVTISGGALAGADRNNYILVPDHTTRADIARRPIAATGLSAADKVYDGTRAATVSGTLAEALEGDRVTLAGATGLFDTKDAGTGKRVTIAAATLGGPDGGNYVVADGAGTTASITPRPISAAGITAADKVYDATRTAAISGVLTEALAGDDVVLAGASAMFDDKHVGAAKRVTISAGALGGGDAGNYTLSGTLTTTASITPLAIAATGITALDKVYDGTRAATLAGTLADALPGDVLALSGATGQFDTKNAGTGKAVTVTGGALTGADAGNYTLAGSHTTTATIAPRPIDAVGITAADKVYDGNLSAALSGALSGALDGDVLALAGATGQFDSKNVGTGKVVAITGGTLTGPDAANYVLAEGATARAAITPRPVDLAIVGAVVKEYDAGTGATLGAGQYALDGAIAGDALAVTGPGQGAYDTASVGQAKSVTVTGVFQISGADALNYRVGTTDLTGAGNTVTATAVGNGGAITPATLFYTAAPALRDPGLGIDGLSGTVTGFKGADTLASATSGGLVWQSTAPTPAQPGIYPVIGSGLSALNYVLVQAPGNDVALEVTLGNAPASPSQQAQGASVAAIASALNGGLPAIDPRPGTGGLLDISNPGVGRTYGAVRIGAMSQEELGQLIAQRRTFKRKLFADAVYKLDLDPSLADVQPCTTVVESLSGACRITPNQLNLIGADTRLAALVGKVETTGSSTGGTTGSSADDVAPPKSVRAATAHLPQIERKIAVLFGINDYADKTIPPLENAVPDVDAVSKLFADKLGYEVRVVRNPTKADIIRTLNQLSVEINSTDSVVIYYAGHGYSLEKNGAGYWLPADALASEPSHWISNVDVARLLSGIRSSQMVVISDSCYSGAFARDGMEAVGRDVTAESVLAKRSVVVISSGGDEPVADEGKDGHSIFAWNLMQAMGSISNWKPGSTVFSDVQAGVRKEFPQTPKYGSVTSAGHQAGGIICSSCVENRGHAAARNAVPRGRQPSVVSLQCLVVSRSPARRYCRPPIASMLRRHRSWAMLAQAQRCPSSPAAAAHSWDRRSAAGRSRRGRVPAGPCRASSSCRRYRRAS